The Psychrosphaera ytuae genome includes a region encoding these proteins:
- a CDS encoding acyl-CoA thioesterase gives MFSITLQPRFAETDALQHINNTVIPVWFESARPGIFKIFNPEQNIQEWNLIIAKIEVNYLAQIHYGPEVEIRTHISKLGRSSMTILQEVWQSGKRAAWGETVMVKFDYQTNQASPISEQERKALEQHLVDKDELLSN, from the coding sequence ATGTTTAGTATTACATTACAGCCGAGGTTTGCCGAAACCGATGCCTTGCAGCACATCAATAATACGGTCATTCCAGTTTGGTTCGAGAGCGCTCGACCAGGTATTTTTAAAATATTTAACCCAGAACAAAATATCCAAGAGTGGAATTTAATTATCGCCAAAATCGAAGTGAACTATCTCGCTCAGATCCACTATGGACCAGAAGTAGAAATCCGTACTCACATCAGTAAATTAGGCCGCTCTAGTATGACTATTTTGCAAGAGGTATGGCAATCCGGAAAGCGAGCTGCGTGGGGTGAGACGGTCATGGTTAAATTTGATTATCAGACCAATCAGGCAAGTCCGATTTCAGAACAAGAACGCAAAGCGTTAGAGCAACACCTAGTCGACAAAGACGAATTGTTATCTAACTAG